From a single Cupriavidus taiwanensis LMG 19424 genomic region:
- a CDS encoding DUF2905 domain-containing protein, which produces MLRWTLTIFLSVIILSAALPWLQKVGLGRLPGDVRFRVFGREFVLPFASTILISLIALVIGKLL; this is translated from the coding sequence ATGCTGCGCTGGACCCTGACCATCTTCCTGAGCGTGATCATCCTGTCCGCGGCACTGCCGTGGCTGCAGAAGGTCGGGCTGGGCCGGCTGCCCGGCGATGTGCGCTTTCGCGTATTCGGGCGCGAGTTCGTGCTGCCGTTCGCGTCGACGATCCTGATCTCGCTGATCGCGCTGGTCATCGGCAAGCTGCTGTAG
- a CDS encoding class I SAM-dependent methyltransferase, with translation MQKAASLPLPPADAQAASDTLTARIGESIDAAGGWIGFDRYMALALYAPGLGYYSGGSAKFGRDARDGSDFITAPELSPFFARTLARQFAPLLAQGLPRLLEFGAGTGRLAADLLLGLEQEGQLPDTYAIVELSGELRARQQDTLARRAPHLAERVTWLDTLPAAFEGVIVGNEVLDAMPVQLYARRGGSWHERGVARAAVPPEGGAPAFRFEDRALAAADVPEALRAIPGEHDLVTETHAEAEGFTRAVGAMLARGAAFFIDYGFPGGEYYHPQRAGGTLMCHYRHHAHPDPFLYPGLQDITAHVNFSGIAHAAVESGLTVAGFASQARFLMNAGITDLLMALDPSDARTFLPQANAVQKLLSEAEMGELFKVIALTRGFDRGLEDSEPLAGFARGDRSHAL, from the coding sequence ATGCAGAAAGCCGCTAGTTTACCCCTTCCCCCCGCCGACGCGCAGGCCGCCTCCGATACCCTTACGGCCCGTATTGGCGAATCGATCGATGCGGCCGGCGGCTGGATCGGCTTCGACCGCTACATGGCGCTGGCGCTGTATGCGCCCGGCCTGGGCTATTACAGCGGCGGCTCGGCCAAGTTCGGCCGCGATGCCCGCGACGGCAGCGACTTCATCACCGCGCCCGAACTCAGCCCGTTCTTCGCCCGCACGCTGGCACGCCAGTTCGCGCCGCTGCTGGCGCAGGGGCTGCCGCGCCTGCTGGAATTCGGCGCCGGCACCGGCCGGCTCGCCGCGGACCTGCTGCTGGGGCTGGAACAGGAAGGCCAGTTGCCGGACACCTACGCCATCGTCGAACTGTCGGGCGAGCTGCGCGCGCGCCAGCAGGACACCTTGGCCCGGCGCGCGCCGCACCTGGCCGAACGCGTCACCTGGCTCGATACCCTGCCTGCCGCCTTCGAAGGCGTGATCGTCGGCAATGAAGTGCTGGATGCGATGCCGGTGCAGCTGTATGCGCGCCGCGGCGGCAGCTGGCATGAGCGCGGCGTGGCGCGCGCCGCGGTGCCGCCCGAAGGGGGCGCGCCCGCCTTCCGCTTCGAAGACCGCGCACTGGCCGCCGCCGACGTGCCCGAGGCGCTGCGCGCCATCCCCGGCGAGCACGACCTGGTCACAGAGACCCATGCCGAGGCCGAGGGCTTCACCCGCGCGGTCGGCGCCATGCTGGCGCGCGGCGCGGCATTTTTCATCGACTACGGCTTTCCCGGCGGCGAGTATTACCACCCGCAGCGCGCCGGCGGCACGCTGATGTGCCACTACCGCCACCATGCGCACCCGGATCCGTTCCTGTATCCCGGCCTGCAGGACATCACCGCGCACGTCAACTTCAGCGGTATCGCGCATGCCGCGGTCGAGTCGGGGCTGACCGTGGCGGGCTTTGCCTCGCAGGCGCGCTTCCTGATGAACGCCGGCATTACCGACCTGCTGATGGCGCTGGACCCGTCCGACGCGCGCACCTTCCTGCCGCAGGCCAATGCGGTGCAGAAACTGCTGTCCGAAGCCGAGATGGGCGAACTGTTCAAGGTGATCGCGCTCACGCGCGGATTCGACCGCGGACTGGAAGACAGCGAGCCGCTGGCCGGCTTTGCCCGCGGCGACCGCAGCCACGCCCTGTAA
- a CDS encoding SDR family oxidoreductase, whose protein sequence is MPASDTSASQAGDKAGQPAARGVALVTGGARRLGRAIALELAAQGWDVAVHCHRSVDEAEALATQIRALGRRAAVLRADLADEAATSRLVADCTAALGVPTCLVNNASLFQYDVATSFSYASLDTHMRTNVAAPLLLARELHKALAAAAGPDGAGKAAEKAAEPRGVVINLLDQKLDNLNPDFLSYTLSKAALQTATVQLAQALAPRLRVVGVAPGITLVSGEQSEQSFRRAHRVTPLGQSSTPEDIAQAVAYLAQARAVTGTTLYVDGGQHLMPLARDVMFLTE, encoded by the coding sequence ATGCCCGCATCCGATACTTCCGCCAGCCAGGCTGGCGACAAGGCTGGCCAGCCCGCCGCCCGCGGCGTGGCCCTCGTGACCGGCGGCGCGCGCCGCCTGGGCCGCGCCATCGCGCTGGAACTGGCGGCGCAGGGCTGGGACGTGGCCGTGCACTGCCATCGCTCGGTCGATGAGGCCGAAGCCCTCGCCACGCAGATCCGCGCGCTGGGCCGCCGCGCCGCGGTGCTGCGCGCGGACCTGGCCGACGAGGCCGCCACCAGCCGGCTGGTGGCCGACTGCACCGCCGCGCTCGGCGTGCCGACCTGCCTGGTCAACAATGCCTCGCTGTTCCAGTACGACGTCGCGACCAGCTTCTCGTATGCGTCGCTCGATACGCATATGCGCACCAACGTGGCCGCGCCGCTGCTGCTGGCGCGCGAACTGCACAAGGCACTGGCCGCGGCCGCGGGCCCGGATGGCGCCGGCAAGGCCGCCGAGAAGGCCGCCGAGCCGCGCGGCGTGGTGATCAACCTGCTGGACCAGAAGCTCGACAACCTGAACCCGGATTTCCTGTCGTACACGCTCTCCAAGGCCGCGCTGCAGACCGCCACGGTGCAGCTGGCACAGGCGCTGGCACCGCGCCTGCGCGTGGTGGGCGTGGCCCCCGGCATCACGCTGGTGTCGGGCGAGCAGTCGGAGCAGAGCTTCCGCCGCGCGCATCGCGTGACGCCGCTGGGCCAGTCGTCCACGCCCGAGGACATCGCCCAGGCGGTGGCCTATCTGGCGCAGGCGCGCGCCGTGACCGGCACCACGCTGTACGTCGATGGTGGCCAGCACCTGATGCCGCTGGCGCGCGACGTGATGTTCCTGACCGAATGA
- a CDS encoding dihydroneopterin aldolase produces the protein MTMLAALSHPSLQDCRRMFLRNYEVQINIGVHEFEKKGEQRVLINIDLFVPLEECTPQADKLDEVVDYDFMRNTVAARMAQGHVHLQETLCDDVARAMLKHPKVRAVRVSTEKPDVYPDCDSVGVEVFHIKQG, from the coding sequence ATGACCATGCTCGCCGCTCTTTCCCACCCCAGCCTGCAGGACTGCCGACGCATGTTCCTGCGCAACTACGAAGTCCAGATCAATATCGGCGTGCATGAATTCGAGAAGAAGGGCGAGCAGCGCGTGCTGATCAATATCGACCTGTTCGTGCCGCTGGAGGAATGCACGCCGCAGGCCGACAAGCTCGACGAAGTGGTCGACTACGACTTCATGCGCAACACCGTGGCCGCGCGCATGGCGCAGGGCCACGTGCACCTGCAGGAAACGCTGTGCGACGACGTCGCGCGCGCCATGCTGAAGCATCCCAAGGTGCGCGCCGTGCGCGTGTCCACGGAGAAGCCCGACGTGTACCCGGATTGCGATTCGGTCGGTGTCGAGGTATTCCATATCAAGCAGGGCTGA
- the ttcA gene encoding tRNA 2-thiocytidine(32) synthetase TtcA, with product MSHSNNFYRLETRLQSQTGKAIGDFGMIEDGDTVLVCMSGGKDSYTMLSVLMALQKRAPIKFKLIAMNLDQKQPGFPEHILPEYLKSVGVEYVIVEADTYSIVKEKVPEGKTTCSLCSRLRRGVIYRTAKELGANKIALGHHRDDIVNTFFLNMFFGGKMKAMPPKLATDDGAHIVIRPLAYCSEKDIASYARAMEFPIIPCNLCGSQENLQRKKVSEMLQEWERQNPGRIDNIFSALRNVVPSHLADTELFPFTGLATGLAKVDEASLFGETTFQQQPLTFAGSLDENRMEFVRFERAPAAEPAGTP from the coding sequence ATGAGCCACTCGAACAACTTCTATCGCCTCGAAACGAGGCTGCAATCGCAAACCGGCAAGGCCATCGGCGACTTCGGCATGATCGAGGACGGCGACACCGTGCTGGTCTGCATGAGTGGCGGCAAGGACTCGTACACCATGCTGTCGGTCCTGATGGCGCTGCAGAAGCGCGCGCCCATCAAGTTCAAGCTGATCGCGATGAACCTGGACCAGAAGCAGCCCGGCTTCCCGGAACACATCCTGCCGGAATACCTGAAGTCGGTCGGCGTGGAATACGTGATCGTCGAGGCGGACACCTACTCGATCGTCAAGGAGAAGGTGCCCGAGGGCAAGACCACCTGCTCGCTGTGCTCGCGCCTGCGCCGCGGCGTGATCTACCGCACCGCCAAGGAGCTGGGGGCCAACAAGATTGCGCTGGGGCACCACCGCGACGACATCGTCAACACCTTCTTCCTGAACATGTTCTTCGGCGGCAAGATGAAGGCGATGCCGCCCAAGCTGGCCACCGACGACGGCGCGCATATCGTGATCCGCCCGCTGGCGTACTGCTCGGAGAAGGACATCGCGTCGTACGCGCGCGCGATGGAATTCCCGATCATCCCGTGCAACCTGTGCGGCTCGCAGGAAAACCTGCAGCGCAAGAAGGTCAGCGAGATGCTGCAGGAGTGGGAGCGGCAGAACCCGGGCCGCATCGACAATATCTTCTCGGCGCTGCGCAACGTGGTGCCGTCGCACCTGGCCGATACCGAGCTGTTCCCGTTCACCGGTCTGGCGACTGGCCTGGCCAAGGTGGACGAGGCCTCGCTGTTCGGTGAAACCACGTTCCAGCAGCAGCCGCTGACCTTTGCCGGCAGCCTGGACGAGAACCGCATGGAGTTTGTGCGCTTCGAGCGCGCGCCCGCGGCGGAGCCGGCGGGTACGCCGTAA
- a CDS encoding DUF6279 family lipoprotein yields MKLGYQQGDRLAYWWIDNYVDVTSAQEPLTREAIARFFAWHRKAQLPEIASLLEEAKADVRQPVTPAMVAHFQDASQQLARRSFEQAMPDMADFLLTLTPDQIARMEKKFAEGNAKYRKKFLNANPAEREEARFDKVMEYARLVYGGFSPEQEKAIRVKVGPVVQNAEARYAERVARQQEWIKMVRFVQATQPPKAQVIDLLRRFREYWQNPPARHAASHEASNNAGIALTVAIANLTTPQQKTHAQERFQKWIDDTHALMREKANPPVQSAQAN; encoded by the coding sequence ATGAAGCTCGGTTACCAGCAGGGCGACCGCCTGGCGTACTGGTGGATCGACAATTATGTCGACGTCACCTCGGCCCAGGAACCGCTCACGCGCGAGGCAATCGCGCGCTTCTTTGCCTGGCACCGCAAGGCGCAGCTGCCGGAAATCGCCAGCCTGCTGGAGGAAGCCAAGGCTGACGTGCGCCAGCCGGTCACCCCGGCGATGGTCGCGCACTTCCAGGACGCCTCGCAGCAACTGGCACGCCGTTCCTTCGAACAGGCCATGCCCGACATGGCCGACTTCCTGCTGACGCTGACGCCCGATCAGATCGCGCGCATGGAAAAGAAGTTTGCCGAGGGCAACGCCAAGTACCGCAAGAAGTTCCTCAACGCGAACCCGGCCGAGCGCGAAGAAGCGCGCTTCGACAAGGTGATGGAGTACGCGCGCCTGGTCTACGGCGGCTTCTCTCCCGAGCAGGAGAAGGCGATCCGCGTCAAGGTGGGGCCGGTGGTGCAGAACGCCGAGGCGCGCTATGCCGAGCGCGTCGCGCGTCAGCAGGAATGGATCAAGATGGTGCGCTTCGTGCAGGCCACGCAGCCGCCCAAGGCGCAGGTCATCGACCTGCTGCGCCGCTTCCGCGAATACTGGCAGAACCCGCCCGCCCGGCACGCCGCCAGCCATGAAGCCAGCAACAACGCCGGCATCGCGCTCACCGTGGCGATCGCCAACCTGACCACGCCGCAGCAGAAGACGCACGCGCAGGAGCGCTTCCAGAAGTGGATCGACGACACGCATGCATTGATGCGCGAGAAGGCGAACCCGCCGGTGCAGTCGGCGCAGGCGAACTAA
- the glmU gene encoding bifunctional UDP-N-acetylglucosamine diphosphorylase/glucosamine-1-phosphate N-acetyltransferase GlmU, with amino-acid sequence MNIVILAAGMGKRMYSDLPKVLHPVAGRPMLAHVLDTARALSPSRLVVVVGHGAARVREAVAADDVAFAEQAQQLGTGHAVMQALPLLDDNQPTLVLYGDVPLTSAATLQALVAEAGAQRFGVLTVEMPDPTGYGRIVRDAAGSIVRIVEQKDATEAEKAIREINTGIIVCPTGHLRKWLSTLRNDNAQGEYYLTDTVERAVADGVETVSAQPAAVWETLGVNSKLQLAEVERIHQGNQARRLLEAGVTLLDPARIDVRGELTCGRDVTIDVGCVFEGRVHLEDGVRIGAHCVIRNSTVGAGAQVHPFCHIDEAKVGPAGRIGPYARLRPGTELGEDVHIGNFVEVKNAQVAAHSKANHLAYVGDATVGSRVNIGAGTITCNYDGVNKHRTVIEDDVFIGSDTQLVAPVTVRRGATLGAGTTLTKEAPADKLTLSRAKQLTIDAWQRPVKQPKQ; translated from the coding sequence GTGAATATCGTCATTCTCGCCGCGGGCATGGGCAAGCGGATGTATTCCGATTTGCCCAAGGTGCTGCACCCGGTCGCCGGGCGGCCCATGCTCGCGCATGTCCTCGACACGGCGCGTGCGCTGTCGCCGTCCCGGCTGGTGGTCGTGGTCGGCCACGGGGCCGCGCGCGTGCGCGAGGCGGTGGCTGCTGACGATGTCGCCTTCGCCGAGCAGGCCCAGCAACTGGGCACGGGCCATGCGGTGATGCAGGCACTTCCCTTGTTGGACGACAACCAGCCTACGTTGGTTCTCTACGGTGACGTGCCGCTCACCAGCGCGGCGACGCTTCAGGCACTGGTAGCCGAGGCCGGCGCGCAGCGCTTTGGCGTGCTCACGGTGGAAATGCCCGACCCGACCGGCTATGGCCGCATCGTGCGCGACGCGGCGGGCAGCATCGTCCGCATCGTCGAGCAAAAGGACGCGACCGAAGCCGAAAAAGCCATCCGCGAAATCAACACCGGCATCATCGTGTGCCCGACCGGCCACCTGCGCAAGTGGCTGTCGACACTGCGCAACGACAATGCCCAGGGCGAGTACTACCTGACCGATACCGTCGAGCGCGCCGTCGCGGACGGCGTCGAGACGGTCTCGGCCCAACCGGCGGCGGTGTGGGAGACGCTGGGCGTCAACAGCAAACTGCAGCTGGCCGAGGTCGAGCGCATCCACCAGGGCAACCAGGCCCGGCGCCTGCTCGAAGCCGGCGTGACGCTGCTGGACCCGGCCCGCATCGACGTGCGCGGCGAGCTGACCTGCGGGCGCGATGTCACGATCGACGTCGGCTGCGTGTTCGAGGGCCGCGTGCACCTGGAAGACGGCGTGCGCATCGGCGCCCATTGCGTGATCCGCAACAGTACCGTCGGCGCCGGCGCGCAGGTCCATCCGTTCTGCCATATCGACGAGGCCAAAGTCGGGCCCGCCGGCCGCATCGGGCCGTACGCGCGCCTGCGCCCCGGCACCGAGCTGGGCGAGGACGTGCATATCGGCAACTTCGTCGAGGTCAAGAATGCACAGGTGGCGGCACATAGCAAGGCCAACCACCTGGCTTATGTGGGCGACGCCACGGTGGGGTCGCGCGTCAATATTGGCGCGGGTACCATCACCTGCAACTATGACGGGGTGAACAAGCACCGCACCGTGATCGAGGACGATGTCTTCATCGGCTCCGACACGCAGCTGGTGGCACCCGTGACGGTGCGACGCGGCGCCACGCTGGGCGCCGGCACCACGCTCACCAAGGAGGCCCCGGCCGACAAGCTGACGCTGTCGCGGGCCAAGCAGCTGACCATCGACGCCTGGCAGCGTCCGGTCAAGCAGCCGAAGCAGTAA
- the glmS gene encoding glutamine--fructose-6-phosphate transaminase (isomerizing), which produces MCGIVGAVSTRNIVPVLIEGLRRLEYRGYDSCGVAVVRDDAVERARTVSRVADLDAQTQASGLSGFTGVAHTRWATHGKPDTVNAHPHLSGETIALVHNGIIENYEPLREELRAVGYGFESQTDTEVVAHLIHQAYSYPSSATRGDLFASVRAVTKRLHGAYAIAVFAKDQPGRVVGARAGSPLVVALGENESFLASDALAVAGTANRIIYLEEGDVVEITLDGVTIHDASDHPVEREARVVEAHAASVDLGPYRHFMQKEIFEQPRALGDTLEGVEGLSPDLFGDNAAEVFAGIDSVLILACGTSYYSGCTAKYWLESIAKIPTQVEVASEYRYRDTVPNPRALVVVISQSGETADTMAALRHARALGHVHTLAVCNVATSAMVRETELRFLTRAGTEIGVASTKAFTTQLAALYMLTLSLAKTRGLLTEEAEAKALTNLRHLPAALHGVLALEPQIIAWSEDFARRENALFLGRGLHYPIALEGALKLKEISYIHAEAYPAGELKHGPLALVTEAMPVVTVAPNDALLEKLKSNIQEVRARGGRLYVFADSDTQIQSSDGIQVIRMPEHYGDLSPILHVVPLQLLAYHTACARGTDVDKPRNLAKSVTVE; this is translated from the coding sequence ATGTGTGGCATCGTCGGCGCGGTTTCCACGCGCAACATCGTTCCGGTCCTGATCGAAGGGCTGCGCCGCCTGGAGTATCGCGGCTATGACTCGTGCGGCGTCGCCGTCGTGCGCGACGATGCGGTCGAGCGCGCCCGCACCGTGTCGCGTGTCGCCGATCTCGACGCACAGACGCAGGCGTCCGGCCTGTCCGGCTTCACCGGCGTGGCGCATACGCGCTGGGCCACGCATGGCAAGCCCGATACCGTCAACGCCCACCCGCACCTGTCGGGCGAGACCATCGCGCTGGTGCACAACGGCATCATCGAGAACTACGAGCCGCTGCGCGAAGAGCTGCGCGCGGTCGGCTACGGCTTCGAGTCGCAGACCGATACCGAGGTGGTCGCCCACCTGATCCACCAGGCCTACAGCTATCCCAGCAGCGCCACCCGCGGCGACCTGTTCGCCTCGGTGCGCGCGGTCACCAAGCGCCTGCACGGCGCCTACGCCATCGCGGTGTTCGCCAAGGACCAGCCCGGCCGCGTGGTCGGTGCGCGCGCCGGCTCGCCGCTGGTGGTGGCGCTGGGCGAGAACGAGTCCTTCCTCGCGTCCGACGCGCTGGCAGTGGCCGGCACCGCCAACCGCATCATCTACCTGGAAGAGGGCGATGTGGTCGAGATCACGCTGGACGGCGTGACCATCCACGACGCCAGCGACCACCCGGTCGAGCGCGAAGCGCGCGTGGTCGAAGCCCACGCCGCGTCGGTGGACCTGGGACCGTACCGCCACTTCATGCAGAAGGAAATCTTCGAGCAGCCGCGCGCGCTGGGCGACACGCTCGAGGGCGTCGAGGGCCTGTCGCCGGACCTGTTCGGCGACAACGCCGCCGAGGTCTTCGCCGGCATCGACAGCGTGCTGATCCTGGCCTGCGGCACCAGCTACTATTCCGGCTGCACCGCCAAGTACTGGCTCGAAAGCATCGCCAAGATCCCGACCCAGGTCGAAGTGGCCAGCGAATACCGCTACCGCGACACCGTGCCCAACCCGCGCGCGCTGGTGGTGGTGATCTCGCAATCGGGCGAAACCGCCGACACCATGGCCGCGCTGCGCCATGCGCGCGCGCTCGGCCACGTCCATACGCTGGCGGTCTGCAACGTTGCCACCAGCGCCATGGTGCGCGAGACCGAACTGCGCTTCCTGACCCGCGCCGGCACCGAGATCGGCGTGGCGTCGACCAAGGCCTTCACCACGCAGCTGGCCGCGCTCTACATGCTGACGCTGTCGCTGGCCAAGACCCGCGGCCTGCTGACCGAAGAGGCCGAGGCCAAGGCCCTGACCAACCTGCGCCACCTGCCGGCCGCGCTGCACGGCGTGCTGGCGCTGGAGCCGCAGATCATCGCCTGGTCCGAGGACTTCGCCCGCCGCGAGAACGCACTGTTCCTCGGCCGCGGCCTGCACTACCCGATCGCGCTGGAGGGAGCGCTCAAGCTCAAGGAAATCTCGTATATCCACGCCGAGGCCTACCCCGCCGGCGAGCTCAAGCACGGCCCGTTGGCGCTGGTCACCGAAGCCATGCCGGTGGTCACGGTCGCACCCAACGACGCACTGCTGGAGAAGCTCAAGTCCAACATCCAGGAAGTGCGCGCCCGCGGCGGCCGCCTGTACGTGTTTGCCGACAGCGATACGCAGATCCAGTCGTCCGACGGCATCCAGGTGATCCGCATGCCCGAGCACTACGGCGACCTCTCGCCGATCCTGCACGTGGTGCCGCTGCAGCTGCTGGCGTACCACACCGCGTGTGCGCGGGGGACCGACGTGGACAAGCCGCGCAACCTGGCGAAGTCAGTGACGGTGGAGTAA
- a CDS encoding LysR family transcriptional regulator: MGLRQLHHFVTLVEQGSFARAAAALHLSQPALTRSIQALESELGTLIDRSYGKVRPTAAGMLALARARRMLREQRELRRDLQLLEDVEIGTIRAGFGPFAASFLLDPVLEALVRRYPRLRIDLETADTSAMRRSLEAEQLDIFVGESRSLAELAHLQIDRLPALETAFFVRSGHPLTRQREVTLADLRGYPVAGTRLPPHIMRFFRQALHEASGGSGPVPEEEPGLMTVTCNDMHALRALLLAVDAVALVPVAMMADACAQRQAVALPMHPPTALKAQYGIVTLAGRTPSPAMRVFAALVHEAVAQTGAGSEPAP, translated from the coding sequence ATGGGCCTGAGGCAGCTGCATCACTTCGTCACGCTGGTCGAGCAAGGCAGCTTCGCCCGCGCCGCGGCCGCGCTGCACCTGTCGCAGCCGGCGCTGACGCGCAGCATCCAGGCGCTGGAATCGGAGCTGGGCACGCTGATCGACCGCAGCTACGGCAAGGTGCGGCCGACCGCCGCCGGGATGCTGGCGCTGGCGCGCGCACGCCGCATGCTGCGCGAGCAGCGCGAGCTGCGTCGCGACCTGCAATTGCTGGAGGACGTGGAAATCGGCACGATCCGCGCCGGCTTCGGGCCGTTTGCAGCGTCGTTCCTGCTGGACCCGGTGCTGGAGGCGCTGGTGCGCCGCTATCCGCGGCTACGCATCGACCTCGAGACCGCCGACACGTCCGCCATGCGGCGTTCGCTGGAAGCCGAGCAGCTCGACATCTTTGTCGGCGAGAGCCGCAGCCTGGCGGAACTGGCACACCTGCAGATCGACCGGCTGCCGGCCCTGGAGACCGCCTTCTTCGTGCGCAGCGGCCATCCGCTGACACGGCAGCGCGAAGTCACGCTGGCCGACCTGCGCGGCTATCCCGTGGCCGGGACCCGGCTGCCGCCGCATATCATGCGCTTCTTCCGCCAGGCCCTGCACGAGGCCAGCGGCGGCAGCGGACCAGTGCCCGAGGAGGAGCCGGGGCTGATGACCGTCACCTGCAACGACATGCATGCATTGCGCGCACTGCTGCTGGCCGTCGATGCCGTGGCACTGGTGCCGGTCGCGATGATGGCCGACGCCTGCGCACAGCGGCAGGCCGTGGCCCTGCCGATGCACCCGCCCACCGCGCTGAAGGCGCAGTACGGCATCGTCACGCTGGCCGGGCGCACGCCATCACCCGCCATGCGCGTGTTCGCGGCGCTGGTGCATGAGGCAGTGGCGCAGACCGGCGCCGGCTCCGAACCGGCGCCCTAG
- a CDS encoding Bug family tripartite tricarboxylate transporter substrate binding protein: MNRRAWLTLATGGLVAGLTLGAAVPAAAQAYPAKPIRIVVPYVAGGGTDTIARAMGEKLSKRLGQPVVVDNKAGASGIIGTDAVAKAAPDGYTLLMTLTQSVLTNQFLFQKLPYDPRKDLTMISVLADAQLVLVTHPSVPARTVRELGEYARSRPGKLSYASWGVGSLSHLSGAYYSKLVHGQATHVPYKGEAPMLQDLLGGQVQFGFASILTAKPYIQSGKLKALAVTGTQRSSALPDMPTFAESGMQDSAFKTVGWIGLVAPVGVPAPILARLESEVRAILQTPDMQERMVALGLRTVGSSPAEAQALYARDWPVLKTLVADSGAKLD, encoded by the coding sequence ATGAACAGACGCGCATGGCTGACGCTGGCCACGGGCGGCCTCGTGGCCGGGCTTACGCTCGGCGCGGCCGTGCCTGCCGCGGCGCAGGCCTATCCCGCCAAGCCCATCCGCATCGTCGTGCCCTACGTGGCCGGCGGCGGCACTGACACCATTGCCCGCGCCATGGGCGAGAAGCTCAGCAAGCGGCTGGGCCAGCCGGTGGTGGTCGACAACAAGGCCGGCGCTTCCGGCATCATCGGCACCGATGCCGTGGCCAAGGCCGCGCCGGATGGCTACACGCTGCTGATGACGCTGACGCAGTCGGTGCTGACCAACCAGTTCCTGTTCCAGAAGCTGCCTTACGATCCGCGCAAGGATCTGACCATGATCAGCGTGCTGGCCGACGCGCAGCTGGTGCTGGTGACCCATCCGTCGGTGCCGGCGCGCACCGTGCGCGAACTGGGCGAATACGCGCGCAGCCGGCCGGGCAAGCTGAGCTATGCCTCGTGGGGCGTGGGGTCGCTGTCGCACCTGAGCGGCGCCTACTACAGCAAGCTGGTGCACGGCCAGGCCACGCACGTGCCCTACAAGGGCGAAGCACCGATGCTGCAGGACCTGCTTGGCGGCCAGGTGCAGTTTGGCTTCGCCAGCATCCTCACCGCCAAGCCCTACATCCAGAGCGGCAAGCTCAAGGCACTGGCGGTGACCGGCACCCAGCGCAGCAGCGCGTTGCCCGACATGCCCACCTTTGCCGAGTCCGGCATGCAGGACAGCGCCTTCAAGACCGTCGGCTGGATCGGGCTGGTGGCACCCGTAGGCGTGCCCGCACCGATCCTGGCACGCCTCGAAAGCGAGGTGCGCGCGATTCTGCAGACCCCCGACATGCAAGAGCGCATGGTCGCGCTGGGGCTGCGCACGGTGGGCAGTTCGCCGGCCGAGGCGCAGGCGCTGTACGCGCGCGACTGGCCGGTGCTGAAGACGCTGGTGGCGGATTCGGGCGCGAAGCTGGACTGA
- the bfr gene encoding bacterioferritin translates to MKTDKKVIQLLNAQLRHELTAINQYFLHARMYRHWGLRALGKHEYDESIEEMKHADKLIERILLLDGLPNLQDLDKLLVGENTEEMLGCDLKLELVSQASCKDAIKYFESVGDYVSRQLVVDILEDTEEHIDWLEAQLELVRKVGLQNYIQSAMGGVED, encoded by the coding sequence ATGAAGACTGACAAGAAGGTGATCCAGTTGCTGAACGCGCAGTTGCGGCATGAGCTGACCGCGATCAACCAGTATTTCCTGCATGCCCGCATGTACCGGCACTGGGGGCTGCGCGCGCTGGGCAAGCACGAGTACGACGAATCGATCGAGGAAATGAAGCACGCCGACAAGCTGATCGAGCGCATCCTGCTGCTCGATGGCTTGCCCAACCTGCAGGACCTCGACAAGCTGCTGGTCGGCGAGAACACCGAAGAAATGCTCGGCTGCGACCTGAAGCTGGAACTGGTGTCGCAGGCCAGCTGCAAGGACGCGATCAAGTATTTCGAATCAGTCGGCGACTATGTCTCGCGCCAGCTGGTGGTCGATATCCTCGAGGACACCGAGGAACATATCGACTGGCTCGAGGCGCAGCTGGAACTGGTGCGCAAGGTCGGCTTGCAGAACTACATCCAGTCGGCCATGGGCGGGGTGGAGGACTGA
- a CDS encoding GNAT family N-acetyltransferase — translation MMKDLRIRVAVPTDAPAVGEVLERCGLSVDGVPRLLEHFHVAILGAQIIGCAAGERCGETVVIRSVAVLPEHRDQGVATHVVRAALMRARANGARRAVLLASSCPSYFARYGFTLVPAAKLPPEVMSSSEFHRAADTPPLCMWCELS, via the coding sequence ATGATGAAAGACCTGCGCATCCGCGTGGCCGTGCCGACGGATGCCCCAGCCGTGGGAGAAGTGCTGGAACGATGCGGGCTGTCGGTGGACGGTGTGCCGCGCCTGCTTGAGCATTTCCACGTTGCCATCCTTGGTGCGCAGATCATCGGCTGCGCCGCCGGCGAGCGCTGCGGCGAGACCGTGGTGATCCGTTCCGTGGCCGTGCTGCCCGAACATCGCGACCAGGGCGTGGCCACCCACGTGGTGCGTGCCGCGCTGATGCGCGCCCGCGCCAACGGCGCACGGCGCGCCGTGCTGCTGGCGTCCAGCTGCCCCAGCTACTTCGCGCGCTACGGCTTTACGCTGGTGCCGGCCGCCAAGCTGCCGCCCGAGGTCATGTCGTCGAGCGAATTCCACCGCGCCGCGGACACGCCGCCGCTGTGCATGTGGTGCGAGCTGAGCTGA